A region from the Pelobates fuscus isolate aPelFus1 chromosome 1, aPelFus1.pri, whole genome shotgun sequence genome encodes:
- the LOC134585866 gene encoding olfactory receptor 52B6-like — translation MENASMVVTSFELLWIKEMEIFQYLYCTLFLVVYLSILLMSSLVVFVVCTEESLQEPMYILVCTLALNGMFGSCSFFPKLIFDLLTSSNTISYVRCLSQTYCILSFTYFEICTFTLMAVDRYLAVCYPLQYVIIMTNEKTLKIITGLLVATFIGVLVAVLLSARLRLCGRQIQNVFCDNPSIVLLSCTDSSANNLYGTTAIVVFLTITSIIIGYTYLRIFIVCIKLSKMVRNKAMHTLMTHLLNFSIFLIGLIFSFIRYKLNTIDLPLSVHFLFTISRFVFPPFLNPLIYGLRTKALKIKIAHHFSKTNLGN, via the coding sequence ATGGAAAATGCATCCATGGTTGTTACCAGCTTTGAGCTTCTTTGGATCAAGGAGATGGAAATATTTCAATATCTTTACTGCACATTATTTCTTGTGGTGTATTTATCTATCCTACTGATGAGTTCACTGGTTGTTTTTGTGGTTTGTACTGAAGAAAGCCTCCAGGAGCCCATGTATATTCTTGTATGTACCCTCGCTCTCAATGGAATGTTTGGGAGCTGTTCTTTTTTCCCAAAACTCATTTTTGATTTATTGACTTCATCAAACACAATCTCATATGTGAGATGCCTCTCTCAGACTTACTGTATTTTAAGTTTTACTTATTTTGAAATTTGTACATTTACACTCATGGCTGTTGATAGATACTTGGCTGTGTGCTATCCCCTCCAATATGTCATAATTATGACAAACGAAAAGACTTTAAAAATAATCACTGGACTTCTGGTTGCCACTTTTATTGGAGTGTTGGTAGCTGTACTTCTGTCTGCAAGACTACGTCTTTGTGGAAGACAAATCCAAAATGTATTTTGTGATAATCCATCAATTGTCCTCCTTTCCTGTACAGATTCATCGGCAAACAATCTCTATGGGACAACTGCTATTGTTGTTTTCTTAACAATCACTTCCATAATTATTGGTTATACATACCTAAGAATATTTATTGTCTGCATTAAGCTCTCCAAAATGGTTCGTAACAAAGCAATGCACACTTTGATGACTCATTTGCTAAATTTCAGTATTTTTCTAATAGgattaattttttcttttattcggTATAAACTAAATACTATTGACTTACCACTTTCAGTACACTTTCTATTCACGATAAGTAGATTTGTCTTTCCTCCTTTTCTCAATCCACTAATCTACGGTTTAAGAACCAAagcactaaaaataaaaattgctcaTCACTTTTCAAAGACAAACTTAGGAAACTAA